The Actinomadura sp. WMMB 499 genome includes a window with the following:
- the murF gene encoding UDP-N-acetylmuramoyl-tripeptide--D-alanyl-D-alanine ligase codes for MIPLPLSTIAEITEGTVHGGPPDAVVRGPVIVDSRAAEPGALFAALPGERADGHDFAPAALAAGAAGVLAQRPVDGPAVLVRDVQEALGRLARGVLERLPDTTVAAVTGSAGKTSTKDLIAQVVGRAGPTVFPPGSFNNEIGLPLTVLRADAGTRHLVLEMGARGVGHIAYLTGIARPDVGVVLNVGTAHVGEFGGRDMIAKAKGEMVEALAPGGTAVLNADDPLVSAMASRTVATVVTFGRSADATVRAADEALDERGRARFTLVTPEGAAPVALRLHGSHAVPNALAAAAAARAAGIAPADAAAALSEAEPVSRWRMEVTETAGGVTVVNDAYNANPDSTRAAVDVLVHMARGRRAWAVLGEMAELGDSSVAEHAKIGEHVARSGVAGLIVVGANAAAMAEGAARATSWTGECVQVDDVGAAVAALSERLAPRDVVLVKGSRVAGLERVAEGVLTAGSGTGRTAAAPGGPGDAEAAR; via the coding sequence GTGATCCCACTTCCGCTGTCGACGATCGCGGAGATCACGGAGGGGACCGTGCACGGCGGGCCCCCGGACGCCGTGGTGCGCGGTCCCGTGATCGTCGACTCCCGTGCCGCCGAGCCGGGCGCGCTGTTCGCGGCGCTGCCGGGCGAGCGGGCCGACGGGCACGACTTCGCCCCCGCCGCGCTCGCGGCCGGGGCCGCCGGGGTGCTCGCGCAGCGCCCCGTGGACGGGCCCGCCGTGCTGGTCCGCGACGTGCAGGAGGCGCTCGGGCGGCTCGCCCGCGGCGTGCTGGAGCGGTTGCCGGACACCACCGTCGCGGCCGTCACCGGGTCGGCCGGCAAGACCTCCACCAAGGACCTCATCGCGCAGGTCGTGGGCCGTGCCGGGCCGACGGTGTTCCCGCCGGGGTCCTTCAACAACGAGATCGGGCTCCCGCTGACCGTGCTGCGCGCCGACGCCGGCACCCGGCACCTGGTGCTGGAGATGGGCGCCCGCGGCGTCGGCCACATCGCCTACCTCACCGGCATCGCGCGGCCCGACGTCGGCGTCGTCCTCAACGTCGGGACGGCGCACGTCGGCGAGTTCGGCGGCCGCGACATGATCGCCAAGGCCAAGGGCGAGATGGTGGAGGCCCTGGCGCCCGGCGGCACCGCGGTCCTCAACGCCGACGACCCGCTCGTCAGCGCGATGGCGTCCCGCACCGTCGCGACCGTCGTCACGTTCGGGCGGTCCGCGGACGCGACCGTCCGGGCCGCGGACGAGGCGCTGGACGAGCGGGGCCGCGCCCGGTTCACGCTCGTCACCCCCGAGGGGGCGGCACCGGTGGCACTGCGCCTGCACGGCTCCCACGCCGTCCCCAACGCGCTCGCCGCCGCCGCGGCCGCCCGCGCCGCCGGGATCGCGCCCGCCGACGCGGCGGCGGCGCTGTCGGAGGCCGAGCCGGTGAGCCGCTGGCGGATGGAGGTCACCGAGACGGCCGGCGGCGTCACCGTCGTCAACGACGCCTACAACGCCAACCCGGACTCGACGCGCGCCGCGGTCGACGTGCTCGTCCACATGGCCCGCGGCCGCCGCGCATGGGCCGTCCTCGGCGAAATGGCCGAACTGGGCGACTCGTCCGTGGCGGAACATGCCAAGATCGGGGAGCATGTCGCCCGCAGCGGCGTCGCCGGCCTCATCGTCGTCGGCGCGAACGCCGCGGCGATGGCCGAAGGGGCCGCGCGGGCGACGTCATGGACGGGAGAGTGCGTGCAGGTGGATGACGTCGGCGCGGCGGTGGCCGCGCTCAGCGAGCGGCTCGCGCCGCGGGACGTCGTGCTGGTGAAGGGATCGCGGGTGGCGGGCCTGGAACGGGTGGCCGAGGGCGTCCTGACCGCCGGGAGCGGGACGGGCCGGACGGCCGCCGCGCCCGGCGGCCCGGGTGACGCGGAGGCCGCCCGATGA
- the mraY gene encoding phospho-N-acetylmuramoyl-pentapeptide-transferase translates to MTDIMIAAGVALVFVALGTPVWIRIVNRLGYGQMIRDDGPEAHLTKRGTPSMGGTVFIVGSLVGYAVSHLITGNAPTVSGILALFLMTGLGLVGFVDDYIKVFKQRSLGLRSGAKMIGIILVGVVFAVAALRFPNGYDITPASAHLSFLRDFGPSIGPYFFVLWALLLIAAMSNGVNLTDGLDGLAAGPAGMVLAAYVVIGNWQLRNSCSAALAPNCYSVRDPLDLAVVAAAVLGGVFGFLWWNAPPAKIFMGDTGSLALGGVLVALAILTRTQLLLAVLCGLIVMITLSVIIQVGGFKMTGKRVFKMAPLQHHFELSGWAETTIVVRFWLMSALFVGIGIGLFYLEWMPK, encoded by the coding sequence ATGACCGACATCATGATCGCCGCCGGGGTGGCGCTCGTCTTCGTGGCGCTCGGCACCCCGGTGTGGATCAGGATCGTCAACCGGCTCGGCTACGGCCAGATGATCCGCGACGACGGGCCCGAGGCCCACCTCACCAAGCGCGGCACCCCCTCGATGGGCGGCACCGTCTTCATCGTGGGGTCGCTCGTCGGGTACGCGGTGTCCCACCTGATCACCGGGAACGCCCCCACGGTCTCCGGGATCCTGGCGCTGTTCCTGATGACCGGGCTCGGGCTGGTCGGGTTCGTCGACGACTACATCAAGGTGTTCAAGCAGCGCAGCCTCGGCCTGCGCAGCGGCGCCAAGATGATCGGGATCATCCTGGTCGGGGTCGTGTTCGCGGTCGCGGCCCTGCGGTTCCCCAACGGCTACGACATCACCCCCGCCTCCGCCCACCTCTCCTTCCTGCGCGACTTCGGCCCCTCGATCGGCCCCTACTTCTTCGTGCTGTGGGCACTGCTGCTGATCGCGGCGATGTCCAACGGCGTCAACCTCACCGACGGGCTGGACGGCCTCGCCGCCGGGCCCGCCGGCATGGTGCTGGCCGCCTACGTGGTCATCGGCAACTGGCAGCTGCGCAACAGCTGCTCGGCCGCCCTCGCCCCCAACTGCTACAGCGTCCGCGACCCCCTGGACCTCGCGGTCGTCGCCGCCGCCGTGCTCGGCGGCGTGTTCGGCTTCCTCTGGTGGAACGCCCCCCCGGCCAAGATCTTCATGGGCGACACCGGCTCGCTCGCCCTCGGCGGCGTGCTGGTGGCCCTCGCCATCCTGACCCGCACCCAGCTGCTGCTCGCGGTCCTCTGCGGGCTCATCGTGATGATCACCCTGTCGGTGATCATCCAGGTCGGCGGGTTCAAGATGACCGGGAAACGCGTGTTCAAGATGGCGCCGCTGCAGCATCACTTCGAGCTGTCCGGATGGGCCGAGACCACGATCGTCGTGCGCTTCTGGCTCATGTCCGCCCTGTTCGTCGGGATCGGCATCGGCCTGTTCTACCTGGAGTGGATGCCGAAGTGA
- the murD gene encoding UDP-N-acetylmuramoyl-L-alanine--D-glutamate ligase, with the protein MTNGPWDGRAVCVAGLGVSGRAAARVLAERGARVTAVEARDDADRRTLAAELEALGVAVRLGDGDALPDGVELVVTSPGWRPDAPLLAAAAAAGIEIIGEVELAWRLRPAEGAAPWLAITGTDGKTTVVRMLACMLTAAGHDALAVGNVGTPIVEAVAEKHDVLAVELSSYQLHWSSSLAPAAAAVLNIAPDHLDWHGSMEAYVEAKGKIYAPGGVAVHNADDPTSTALAEKAAGAARRVGFTLRVPRPGELGVVEELLVDRAYTADPATEAAELAALADVRPFAPHNVANALAAAALARAYGVPPEAVRDGLRAFVPDPHRIQHVADVGGVAYVNDSKATQPHAAAASLAAYEPVVWIAGGLLKGLDVDDLVRSSAARLRGVVLMGRDRHRIAEALSRHAPDVPVVDVADTDTGAMERVVNEAAGLARPGDTVLLAPVGASFDMFANYPARGDAFIAAVERLAAGGSAAARPGDGPRSAR; encoded by the coding sequence GTGACGAACGGTCCCTGGGACGGCCGGGCGGTGTGCGTCGCCGGGCTGGGCGTGTCCGGACGCGCCGCCGCGCGCGTGCTCGCCGAGCGCGGCGCCCGCGTCACCGCCGTGGAGGCCCGCGACGACGCGGACCGGCGGACGCTCGCCGCCGAGCTGGAGGCCCTCGGGGTCGCGGTCCGGCTCGGCGACGGCGACGCCCTGCCCGACGGCGTCGAGCTGGTCGTGACCTCGCCGGGCTGGCGCCCGGACGCCCCGCTGCTCGCCGCCGCGGCCGCCGCCGGGATCGAGATCATCGGCGAGGTCGAGCTGGCGTGGCGGCTGCGGCCCGCCGAGGGCGCCGCGCCCTGGTTGGCGATCACGGGGACGGACGGCAAGACCACCGTCGTGCGGATGCTCGCGTGCATGCTCACCGCCGCCGGGCACGACGCCCTCGCCGTCGGCAACGTCGGCACCCCGATCGTCGAGGCCGTCGCCGAGAAGCACGACGTCCTGGCCGTGGAGCTGTCGAGCTACCAGCTGCACTGGTCGAGCTCGCTCGCCCCGGCCGCGGCCGCCGTCCTCAACATCGCGCCCGACCACCTCGACTGGCACGGCTCCATGGAGGCCTACGTCGAGGCCAAGGGCAAGATCTACGCGCCAGGCGGCGTCGCCGTCCACAACGCCGACGACCCCACCTCCACGGCGCTCGCCGAGAAGGCCGCGGGCGCCGCGCGGCGCGTCGGGTTCACCCTGCGGGTGCCGCGCCCCGGGGAGCTGGGCGTGGTCGAGGAGCTGCTCGTCGACCGGGCGTACACCGCCGACCCCGCGACCGAGGCCGCCGAGCTGGCCGCGCTCGCGGACGTCCGCCCGTTCGCGCCGCACAACGTCGCCAACGCGCTCGCGGCGGCCGCCCTCGCCCGCGCGTACGGGGTGCCGCCCGAGGCGGTCCGGGACGGCCTGCGCGCGTTCGTCCCCGACCCGCACCGCATCCAGCACGTCGCCGACGTCGGCGGCGTCGCCTACGTCAACGACTCCAAGGCCACCCAGCCGCACGCCGCCGCGGCGTCCCTGGCCGCCTACGAGCCGGTCGTGTGGATCGCGGGCGGTCTGCTGAAGGGCCTGGACGTCGACGACCTGGTGCGATCGTCGGCCGCGCGGCTGCGCGGGGTCGTGCTCATGGGCCGCGACCGGCACCGGATCGCCGAGGCGCTCTCGCGACACGCGCCGGATGTCCCGGTGGTGGACGTCGCCGACACCGACACTGGGGCCATGGAACGCGTCGTCAACGAAGCCGCCGGGCTCGCCCGCCCCGGCGACACCGTGCTGCTCGCCCCCGTCGGAGCCTCCTTCGACATGTTCGCCAACTACCCGGCCCGCGGCGACGCGTTCATCGCGGCCGTCGAGCGCCTCGCCGCCGGCGGGTCCGCCGCCGCCCGGCCGGGGGACGGCCCCCGGAGCGCCCGGTAG
- the ftsW gene encoding putative lipid II flippase FtsW encodes MAISPAGRAPADREGAGGARPRRLGPRERAVAAVGLLDRPLTSYHLVLGCTVLLVALGLTMVLSASSVDQLQATGSAYTLVQKQGLWVVIGLPCMWLASRLPVKTFRALAYPLLLLSMVALALVLVPGLGRSAWGATRWIDLGPVQIQPSEPAKLGLVLWGADLLARKERLGQLTEWRPLLVPLLPGAGFLVLLVMLGSDLGTTLVLLTIFLALLWVVGAPGRLFVGMAGMVLLLVAILIVVEPYRMQRLTGFLDPSGNTLSTNYQSVQGLYAIASGGMFGIGLGESRAKWDYLPHAETDFIFAIVGEELGLAGTLIVLCLFGLLTYAGLRIAKRVQDTFTRLAAAGVTAWLVVQAVINIGAVVNVLPITGIPLPLVSYGGSALIPTLIALGMLLAFAKREPGARQALSARGPGPVVRALSWLGLARR; translated from the coding sequence ATGGCCATTTCTCCGGCCGGCCGGGCACCGGCCGACCGGGAGGGGGCGGGGGGCGCCCGGCCCCGGCGGCTCGGGCCGCGCGAGCGCGCGGTCGCCGCCGTCGGGCTGCTCGACCGCCCGCTCACGTCCTACCACCTCGTGCTCGGCTGCACGGTGCTGCTGGTGGCGCTCGGCCTGACGATGGTGCTGTCGGCGTCCAGCGTCGACCAGCTCCAGGCCACCGGCTCGGCGTACACGCTGGTGCAGAAGCAGGGGCTGTGGGTCGTCATCGGGCTGCCCTGCATGTGGCTGGCGTCCCGGCTCCCGGTCAAGACGTTCCGCGCCCTCGCCTACCCGCTGCTGCTGCTGTCGATGGTGGCGCTCGCGCTCGTCCTGGTGCCCGGCCTCGGTCGCAGCGCCTGGGGCGCGACCCGCTGGATCGACCTCGGTCCGGTGCAGATCCAGCCGTCCGAGCCCGCCAAGCTCGGCCTGGTGCTGTGGGGCGCCGACCTGCTCGCCCGCAAGGAGCGGCTCGGGCAGCTCACCGAGTGGCGGCCGCTGCTGGTGCCGCTGCTGCCCGGCGCCGGGTTCCTGGTGCTGCTGGTCATGCTCGGCAGCGACCTCGGCACCACGCTGGTGCTGCTGACGATCTTCCTGGCGCTGCTGTGGGTGGTCGGCGCGCCCGGACGGCTGTTCGTCGGGATGGCCGGGATGGTCCTGCTGCTCGTGGCGATCCTCATCGTCGTCGAGCCGTACCGGATGCAGCGCCTCACCGGGTTCCTCGACCCGTCCGGCAACACCCTCTCCACGAACTACCAGAGCGTCCAGGGTCTGTACGCGATCGCGTCCGGCGGCATGTTCGGGATCGGCCTGGGGGAGAGCCGCGCCAAATGGGACTACCTCCCGCACGCCGAGACCGACTTCATCTTCGCGATCGTGGGAGAGGAGCTCGGGCTCGCCGGGACGCTCATCGTGCTGTGCCTGTTCGGGCTCCTCACCTACGCGGGCCTGCGCATCGCCAAGCGCGTCCAGGACACCTTCACCCGGCTCGCCGCCGCCGGCGTGACGGCGTGGCTGGTCGTCCAGGCGGTCATCAACATCGGCGCGGTCGTCAACGTCCTGCCCATCACGGGGATCCCGCTGCCGCTCGTGTCCTACGGCGGGTCGGCGCTCATCCCCACCCTGATCGCGCTCGGCATGCTGCTGGCCTTCGCCAAACGGGAGCCCGGCGCGAGGCAGGCACTCTCCGCACGGGGCCCCGGACCGGTCGTGAGGGCTCTAAGCTGGCTAGGCCTGGCACGTCGGTGA
- the murG gene encoding undecaprenyldiphospho-muramoylpentapeptide beta-N-acetylglucosaminyltransferase has product MRVVLAGGGTAGHIEPALALADALRRNDPNTGIVCLGTERGLETRLVPQRGYELALVPPVPLPRTLTPQLLTVPGRLRGAINAAASVIDQAQADVLVGFGGYVATPGYLAARKRKIPIIVHEANPKPGLANKLGARFTEHVAVSHADSPLPNPTFVGIPLRREIATLDRLAMGDKARSYFGLLPDLPTLLIFGGSQGARSLNQAAVAAAPYFRQAGIQVLHIVGPKNTEEPEPVSGGPQYVTIPYCDRMDLAYAAADMAMCRAGAMTCAELAAVALPAVYVPLPIGNGEQRLNAEPIVAAGGGMLVDNAELSPDWIAQHLLPVLADPARVANMSEAAGRMGRRDADVALAQMVYDVVRSAGAAR; this is encoded by the coding sequence ATGAGGGTTGTCCTGGCCGGCGGGGGCACCGCCGGACACATCGAGCCCGCGCTGGCCCTCGCGGACGCGCTGCGCCGCAACGACCCGAACACCGGGATCGTCTGCCTGGGCACCGAACGCGGCCTGGAGACCCGGCTGGTCCCGCAGCGCGGGTACGAGCTCGCCCTGGTCCCGCCGGTGCCGCTGCCGCGCACGCTGACCCCCCAGCTGCTGACGGTGCCCGGACGGCTGCGCGGTGCGATCAACGCGGCGGCGTCCGTCATCGACCAGGCGCAGGCCGACGTCCTCGTCGGCTTCGGCGGCTACGTCGCCACGCCCGGCTATCTCGCCGCCCGCAAGCGCAAGATCCCGATCATCGTGCACGAGGCCAACCCCAAGCCCGGCCTCGCCAACAAGCTCGGCGCCCGCTTCACCGAGCACGTCGCGGTGTCCCACGCCGACTCGCCGCTGCCGAACCCGACGTTCGTCGGCATCCCGCTGCGCCGCGAGATCGCCACCCTGGACCGGCTCGCGATGGGCGACAAGGCCCGCTCGTACTTCGGCCTGCTGCCCGACCTGCCCACGCTGCTGATCTTCGGCGGCTCGCAGGGCGCCCGGTCGCTCAACCAGGCCGCGGTCGCCGCCGCGCCCTACTTCCGGCAGGCCGGCATCCAGGTGCTCCACATCGTCGGGCCGAAGAACACCGAGGAGCCCGAACCGGTGTCGGGCGGACCACAGTACGTGACGATCCCCTACTGTGACCGCATGGACCTCGCCTACGCCGCCGCCGACATGGCCATGTGCCGCGCCGGCGCGATGACCTGCGCGGAACTCGCCGCGGTGGCGCTGCCCGCGGTGTACGTGCCGCTGCCCATCGGCAACGGCGAGCAGCGGCTGAACGCCGAGCCGATCGTGGCCGCCGGCGGCGGGATGCTCGTCGACAACGCCGAGCTGTCGCCCGACTGGATCGCGCAGCACCTCCTGCCGGTCCTGGCCGACCCCGCGCGGGTCGCGAACATGTCGGAGGCCGCCGGCCGGATGGGCCGCCGGGACGCCGACGTCGCCCTCGCCCAGATGGTGTACGACGTCGTCCGCTCGGCGGGCGCCGCGCGATGA
- the murC gene encoding UDP-N-acetylmuramate--L-alanine ligase — MSLIEPSDIERGEVVPAGELGRVHFIAIGGAGMSGIARIMLRRGIPVSGSDARDSELLAQLGGMGARVHVGHDAAHLGDADTVVVSTAIRDGNPELVAARERGLRVLHRSAALAALMAGRRAVAVAGTHGKTTTTSMLTVALQHAGADPSYCIGGQLVTTGLGADEGTGDVFVAEADESDGSFLMYTPRIAVITNVEADHLDNYGGFEQVKENFALFVDRVEPGGTLVAGADDPVAMELAERARERGLTVRTYGEAEGADLRVTGFTPRGLGSRFEIAGVGPVALGVPGRHNALNATAVVAVAQALGLDDAAVRDGLAAFGGAMRRLEHKGEAGGVEVFDSYAHHPTELTADLEATRDYAREKDASAGGPRIVAVFQPHLYSRTRFFAAEFGAALGLADVAVVLDVYGAREDPEPGVTGKLVADAVPPGTETVYAPVRDDVPATVASLARPGDLVITLGAGDVTALGAPILERLAGAAER, encoded by the coding sequence ATGAGTCTGATCGAGCCGAGCGACATCGAGCGCGGCGAGGTCGTCCCGGCCGGGGAGCTGGGCCGGGTGCACTTCATCGCCATCGGCGGCGCCGGGATGTCGGGCATCGCCCGGATCATGCTGCGGCGCGGCATTCCCGTGTCCGGCAGCGACGCCCGCGACTCCGAGCTGCTCGCCCAGCTCGGCGGGATGGGCGCGCGGGTCCATGTCGGGCACGACGCCGCGCACCTCGGGGACGCCGACACGGTCGTGGTGTCGACCGCGATCCGCGACGGCAACCCCGAGCTGGTCGCCGCGCGCGAGCGCGGCCTGCGGGTCCTGCACCGCTCCGCCGCGCTCGCCGCGCTGATGGCCGGGCGCCGCGCCGTCGCGGTCGCGGGCACGCACGGCAAGACGACCACGACCTCGATGCTCACGGTCGCGCTGCAGCACGCGGGCGCCGACCCGTCCTACTGCATCGGCGGCCAGCTCGTCACGACCGGGCTGGGCGCCGACGAGGGCACCGGCGACGTGTTCGTCGCCGAGGCCGACGAGAGCGACGGCTCGTTCCTGATGTACACGCCGCGCATCGCGGTGATCACCAACGTCGAGGCCGACCACCTGGACAACTACGGCGGATTCGAGCAGGTCAAGGAGAACTTCGCCCTGTTCGTCGACCGCGTCGAGCCCGGCGGGACGCTCGTCGCCGGTGCGGACGACCCCGTCGCGATGGAACTCGCCGAGCGCGCGCGCGAACGCGGGCTGACCGTCCGGACGTACGGGGAGGCGGAGGGCGCCGACCTGCGCGTCACCGGGTTCACCCCGCGCGGGCTCGGCTCCCGGTTCGAGATCGCCGGGGTCGGCCCGGTCGCGCTCGGCGTCCCCGGGCGGCACAACGCGCTCAACGCCACCGCCGTCGTCGCGGTCGCGCAGGCCCTCGGCCTGGACGACGCGGCCGTGCGGGACGGCCTCGCCGCGTTCGGCGGCGCGATGCGCCGGCTGGAGCACAAGGGCGAGGCGGGCGGCGTCGAGGTGTTCGACAGCTACGCCCACCACCCCACGGAGCTGACCGCCGACCTGGAGGCCACCCGCGACTACGCGCGGGAGAAGGACGCCTCGGCGGGCGGACCGCGCATCGTCGCGGTGTTCCAGCCCCACCTGTACAGCCGCACGCGGTTCTTCGCCGCCGAGTTCGGCGCGGCCCTCGGCCTCGCCGACGTCGCGGTCGTCCTCGACGTCTACGGCGCCCGCGAGGACCCGGAGCCGGGCGTCACGGGCAAGCTCGTGGCCGACGCGGTCCCGCCGGGCACCGAGACCGTCTACGCGCCCGTCCGGGACGACGTCCCCGCGACCGTGGCGTCGCTGGCACGGCCCGGCGACCTGGTCATCACGCTGGGCGCGGGGGACGTCACCGCGCTCGGCGCGCCGATCCTGGAGCGTCTCGCGGGCGCGGCGGAGCGTTAG
- a CDS encoding cell division protein FtsQ/DivIB encodes MTESRTGRREDAEAAPPADVPEEDVPAGGRWKAVFVALLVVGVLGAVTWVLLGSRLLVVRHVEVTGTDLAPRDRVTAAAGVDLGVPMARLDTGEIRARVERLREVGSAEVERNWPGTVRIVVDERVPVAVFEHGGRYHRIDGQGVVVADGTTRPSGLPALSVGAPGPSDPSTLAALRVLTALPDALRGPVVQVEATAPEAVTLYLNDGRTILWGAAERAEEKIRLLESLQRTEAGRAVRRVDVSSPGVLMTS; translated from the coding sequence ATGACCGAGTCGCGGACGGGTCGGCGCGAGGACGCGGAGGCGGCGCCGCCCGCGGACGTGCCGGAGGAGGACGTGCCGGCCGGCGGCCGCTGGAAGGCGGTGTTCGTCGCGCTGCTGGTCGTCGGTGTGCTCGGCGCGGTGACCTGGGTGCTGCTCGGCTCGCGCCTGCTGGTGGTGCGGCACGTGGAGGTCACCGGCACCGACCTGGCGCCGCGCGACCGGGTCACCGCCGCCGCCGGGGTCGACCTCGGCGTGCCGATGGCGCGGCTGGACACCGGCGAGATCCGTGCCCGCGTCGAGCGGCTGCGGGAGGTCGGGTCGGCCGAGGTCGAGCGGAACTGGCCGGGCACGGTGCGGATCGTCGTGGACGAGCGCGTCCCGGTCGCGGTGTTCGAGCACGGGGGCCGGTACCACCGGATCGACGGGCAGGGCGTGGTGGTGGCCGACGGCACGACCCGTCCGTCCGGGCTGCCGGCGCTGAGCGTGGGCGCGCCCGGGCCGTCCGACCCGTCCACCCTCGCGGCCCTGCGGGTGCTCACCGCCCTGCCGGACGCCCTGCGCGGCCCGGTCGTGCAGGTCGAGGCGACCGCGCCCGAGGCCGTCACCCTGTACCTGAACGACGGCCGCACGATCCTGTGGGGTGCGGCCGAGCGGGCCGAGGAGAAGATCCGGCTGCTGGAGTCGCTGCAGCGGACCGAGGCGGGGCGGGCCGTGCGGAGGGTGGACGTCAGCTCTCCGGGCGTCCTGATGACGAGCTGA
- the ftsZ gene encoding cell division protein FtsZ — protein sequence MAAPQNYLAVIKVVGIGGGGVNAVNRMIEEGLKGVEFIAINTDAQALLMSDADVKLDVGRELTRGLGAGANPDVGRKAAEDHREEIEEVLKGADMVFVTAGEGGGTGTGGAPVVANIARSLGALTIGVVTRPFSFEGKRRAMQAEAGIETLRDEVDTLIVIPNDRLLSISDRQVSVLDAFKAADQVLLSGVQGITDLITTPGLINLDFADVKSVMSGAGSALMGIGSARGDDRSVAAAEMAISSPLLEASIDGAHGVLLSISGGSDLGLFEINEAAQLVSNAAAPDANIIFGAVIDDALGDEVRVTVIAAGFDEGRPTKPAPEPEHVRTPPPPRPAPPPPPTSAPAAPPASATSPNPIPSRVGRSDAAGAQASQQQGQRTVAQAAAAQQPPAPPQPPAPQPAQAAPPARPEAENRPSAPPAGDDRPVAGRPAPRDEAAHGPPPGAGHADAPQPPAPPAERAADQAQRAPAPRPGGDQPSRVHAGENEGGPAAAGKRPPRRVVFDEEDDLDVPDFLKGP from the coding sequence GTGGCAGCACCGCAGAACTACCTCGCGGTCATCAAGGTCGTCGGCATCGGCGGCGGCGGCGTCAACGCCGTCAACCGGATGATCGAGGAGGGACTCAAGGGCGTCGAGTTCATCGCTATCAACACGGACGCCCAGGCGCTGCTGATGAGTGACGCCGACGTGAAACTGGACGTGGGCCGCGAGCTCACCCGCGGCCTCGGCGCCGGCGCCAACCCGGACGTGGGCCGCAAGGCCGCCGAGGACCACCGCGAGGAGATCGAGGAGGTCCTCAAGGGCGCCGACATGGTGTTCGTCACCGCCGGGGAGGGCGGCGGCACCGGCACCGGCGGCGCGCCCGTCGTGGCCAACATCGCGCGCTCGCTCGGCGCCCTGACGATCGGCGTGGTCACCCGCCCGTTCAGCTTCGAGGGCAAGCGCCGGGCGATGCAGGCCGAGGCCGGCATCGAGACGCTGCGCGACGAGGTCGACACCCTCATCGTCATCCCCAACGACCGGCTGCTGTCGATCTCCGACCGGCAGGTCAGCGTCCTCGACGCGTTCAAGGCGGCCGACCAGGTGCTGCTGTCCGGTGTCCAGGGCATCACCGACCTGATCACCACCCCCGGCCTGATCAACCTGGACTTCGCTGACGTCAAGTCCGTCATGTCCGGCGCCGGTTCGGCGCTCATGGGCATCGGGTCCGCGCGCGGCGACGACCGCAGCGTCGCGGCGGCCGAGATGGCGATCTCCAGCCCGCTGCTGGAGGCCAGCATCGACGGCGCCCACGGCGTGCTGCTGTCCATCTCCGGCGGCTCCGACCTCGGTCTGTTCGAGATCAACGAGGCGGCCCAGCTGGTGTCGAACGCCGCCGCGCCCGACGCCAACATCATCTTCGGCGCGGTCATCGACGACGCGCTCGGCGACGAGGTCCGGGTGACCGTGATCGCCGCGGGGTTCGACGAGGGCCGCCCCACCAAGCCGGCGCCGGAGCCCGAGCACGTGCGGACACCGCCGCCGCCACGGCCCGCCCCGCCGCCGCCCCCGACGTCGGCGCCCGCCGCGCCGCCCGCGTCGGCGACCTCGCCGAACCCGATCCCCAGCCGGGTCGGACGCTCGGACGCCGCGGGCGCCCAGGCGTCCCAGCAGCAGGGGCAGCGCACCGTCGCGCAGGCGGCCGCCGCCCAGCAGCCGCCCGCCCCGCCGCAGCCGCCGGCGCCGCAGCCCGCGCAGGCGGCCCCGCCCGCGCGGCCCGAGGCCGAGAACCGGCCGTCCGCGCCGCCTGCGGGCGACGACCGTCCGGTCGCCGGCCGCCCCGCGCCCCGCGACGAGGCCGCGCACGGCCCGCCGCCCGGCGCCGGGCACGCCGACGCCCCGCAGCCGCCCGCCCCGCCGGCCGAGCGCGCCGCCGACCAGGCGCAGCGGGCTCCGGCGCCGCGCCCCGGCGGAGACCAGCCCTCGCGCGTGCACGCCGGCGAGAACGAGGGCGGCCCCGCCGCCGCGGGCAAGCGCCCGCCGCGCCGCGTCGTGTTCGACGAGGAGGACGACCTCGACGTTCCCGACTTCCTGAAGGGACCGTGA